In a genomic window of Helianthus annuus cultivar XRQ/B chromosome 10, HanXRQr2.0-SUNRISE, whole genome shotgun sequence:
- the LOC110886076 gene encoding polyol transporter 5: MAKPKSDKHGVSGKSNELITDFDPSKPSKKNKYAFACAMLASMTSILLGYDTGVMSGAQKYIQRDLGCSDNQIEILVGTINIYALVGAAVAGRTSDWIGRRYTIVLAGAIFFIGAILMGFATNYAFLMVGRFVAGIGVGYALMIAPVYTAEVSPASARGFLTSFPEVFINAGVMLGYVSNYAFSTLPTSLGWRFMLGIGAVPSVVLAVVVLGMPESPRWLIMQGRLGDAKKVLDKTSNSLEESKLRLDEIKEAAGIPEDCNDEFVQVSKSSHGEGVWKELLIHPTPTVRHILMAALGIHFFQQASGIDAVVLYSPRIFEKAGITKDTPQLLATIAVGFVKTSFILVATFLLDRIGRRPLLLTSIGGMIVSLMTLGTTLTIIDHSDHKITWAVALSIATVLSFVAFFSIGMGPIAWVYSSEIFPLRLRAQGCSMGVAMNRVVSGLIGMTFISLYKAITIGGAFFLFTGVAIVGCLFFYTLFPETHGKNLEEVEQLFGTFFMWRSRQAEMDRKKEAEMVAHKA, translated from the exons ATGGCCAAACCGAAATCCGACAAACATGGTGTTTCAGGTAAGTCCAATGAACTCATCACTGACTTCGATCCATCAAAACCGTCAAAGAAGAACAAGTACGCTTTCGCTTGTGCCATGTTAGCTTCCATGACTTCCATCTTGCTTGGTTATG ATACTGGTGTGATGAGTGGTGCGCAAAAATACATCCAAAGAGATCTTGGTTGTAGTGACAATCAAATCGAGATCCTTGTCGGTACGATAAACATATACGCGTTGGTAGGCGCAGCCGTCGCTGGGAGAACGTCCGACTGGATTGGCCGTCGGTACACAATTGTCTTAGCTGGAGCTATTTTCTTCATTGGAGCAATCTTGATGGGGTTCGCTACTAACTACGCGTTTCTCATGGTTGGCCGGTTTGTTGCTGGTATTGGCGTAGGATACGCGCTTATGATAGCGCCTGTGTACACAGCCGAGGTTTCGCCAGCATCTGCGCGCGGGTTCCTCACTTCCTTTCCTGAAGTGTTCATCAACGCTG gAGTAATGCTTGGGTACGTGTCGAATTACGCTTTCTCAACGCTTCCGACTAGCTTGGGATGGCGATTCATGCTAGGAATCGGTGCTGTCCCATCGGTAGTCTTAGCCGTGGTGGTCTTAGGCATGCCTGAGTCACCCCGTTGGCTAATCATGCAAGGTCGACTCGGGGATGCCAAAAAAGTCCTTGATAAAACCTCCAACAGCTTAGAAGAATCCAAGCTTCGGTTGGATGAAATCAAGGAAGCAGCTGGCATCCCTGAAGACTGTAATGATGAATTTGTCCAAGTATCTAAAAGTAGCCACGGTGAGGGCGTATGGAAAGAGTTGTTGATCCATCCGACACCCACCGTCCGCCATATCCTAATGGCGGCTCTAGGCATCCATTTCTTCCAACAAGCGAGTGGAATAGACGCGGTGGTGTTATACAGCCCGAGAATCTTTGAAAAGGCGGGGATAACTAAGGACACGCCGCAACTACTTGCAACCATAGCCGTCGGATTCGTGAAAACATCCTTCATCTTAGTAGCCACGTTTCTACTCGATAGAATCGGACGAAGACCCTTATTGTTAACCAGCATAGGTGGCATGATCGTATCGTTAATGACACTCGGTACCACATTGACCATCATTGACCACTCTGATCACAAGATCACATGGGCTGTAGCTCTCAGCATTGCTACGGTACTATCCTTTGTGGCGTTTTTTTCGATCGGGATGGGGCCGATAGCCTGGGTGTACAGCTCAGAGATCTTTCCATTGCGGCTGCGGGCGCAAGGGTGTAGCATGGGTGTGGCCATGAACAGGGTGGTGAGTGGGTTGATTGGGATGACATTCATCTCATTGTACAAGGCGATTACAATTGGGGGCGCCTTCTTTCTGTTTACGGGTGTGGCGATTGTGGGATGTTTGTTCTTTTATACCTTGTTTCCGGAAACACATGGTAAGAACCTTGAAGAAGTTGAGCAATTGTTTGGGACGTTTTTCATGTGGAGGTCAAGACAAGCAGAAATGGACAGAAAGAAAGAGGCTGAAATGGTAGCCCATAAGGCCTAA